The window CTTAAGTAGGGCCACGAATATCGGAATCTCAGAActttatcataatattatttttttgttactttaagCTATTAAAGATAAACAACACTAGACCAAGTGAAAAGCACTATGGTGTAGGGTGCAATTGAGAATGCGCGAAGATGAGGATGAGACGGTATACTAAATAACCATTATTAATCAGTAAATAATACATCTTTACTTCGAATTATtcgaacttaaaaaaaaagttaaaaaaagaaagcacTTTCAATAATTCCGATAAATAGCGGAAATCAGAGTATCTGTCTTCCGATATTTCATTCCCTAATCTTAAGGACATTTTCGAGCCTtcattattacttaaaaataaaactagacttctatatgtatattaaaatcagATCAGTCAATTTTGAATGGTGTTTAACATTGTATTACATTCTACGTGTAAATAGTAACTGTGTGTGTTGGTCGAATCTGCTCCGGCTGAGTCTGAGTTTGTACAGCGGCCGCCTCCACAGGGCGTGCCTGTTTCGCCCTTTTTCGGGCGGCGTCACTCTCTGCATAATACATGCCCAGACGCGTTTTGATGGCAGCCAGAGCAGCACCATTTATCTCCTCATGGAAAATATTGGTGTATCTCCACTGCTTTACTAAAggcccccgttttttttcttttttcacctTTTTCTCAACTTTAATCGCATCCTGAGGATGTAATTCCAGTGGATCTGCACTGTATGGAACATTATCAATTGCAAGCGGCCCTGCATTCCCCTGAGGTTCAGGCTTTGTTTGCAGCACAATATATGCTGCATGCTGGGGTCTTGCAGCAGTAGGCTGCAATAATATCCCCATACTCTGGCCTCCATTTTGAGGCTGGTAAAAATTGGTTGCAGTGGTGGAAGTTAATGTAGTTGTTGGGTATTGATTTTGAAAGTAATTTTCGGCAATATTTACTAAATGGCCACTCCCAGGATATGTCATTGAACCAAACAGCTGCTGCTCCTGAGGAGGGGCAGGCTGTGGTGCTGGCTCTGGGACAATTGCAGGCATGGACACTTCAGTGCTGTTTCGCTTAGACTTGGGCATTGTTGCTGATATGTTTTCAGGAtcatatgtttttatgtaatcCTTCCACatttttgatatattaatCTCTAGACCAGCAATTTTATCCAATCTAATGAAGTCTTTCAATCTGTGTGTATGAACAATagaataaatatgatttttaatttgctcCACCACTCCACTTGGCAATCTGACTTCCCCTGAGCGTCTATGGCTATTCTTTCCCCGGTTATCACTA is drawn from Amyelois transitella isolate CPQ chromosome 6, ilAmyTran1.1, whole genome shotgun sequence and contains these coding sequences:
- the LOC106131227 gene encoding uncharacterized protein LOC106131227 isoform X2 → MKTHDEQNAYLFGLMRQVDVKRKRVKGKTSRRTCTFEYFVRVKGRETQVCQTAFKNIHAITERKVRVLCKKMDDGVMFPSDNRGKNSHRRSGEVRLPSGVVEQIKNHIYSIVHTHRLKDFIRLDKIAGLEINISKMWKDYIKTYDPENISATMPKSKRNSTEVSMPAIVPEPAPQPAPPQEQQLFGSMTYPGSGHLVNIAENYFQNQYPTTTLTSTTATNFYQPQNGGQSMGILLQPTAARPQHAAYIVLQTKPEPQGNAGPLAIDNVPYSADPLELHPQDAIKVEKKVKKEKKRGPLVKQWRYTNIFHEEINGAALAAIKTRLGMYYAESDAARKRAKQARPVEAAAVQTQTQPEQIRPTHTVTIYT
- the LOC106131227 gene encoding uncharacterized protein LOC106131227 isoform X1, with the translated sequence MADVSSNERKVKLTKSGKVVKRRTKNPEEWHKQKQKRLRIAGLEYINANGKLVPPKQPGPDCNCRRGCFQKVPVDVRLKTFQGFYSMKTHDEQNAYLFGLMRQVDVKRKRVKGKTSRRTCTFEYFVRVKGRETQVCQTAFKNIHAITERKVRVLCKKMDDGVMFPSDNRGKNSHRRSGEVRLPSGVVEQIKNHIYSIVHTHRLKDFIRLDKIAGLEINISKMWKDYIKTYDPENISATMPKSKRNSTEVSMPAIVPEPAPQPAPPQEQQLFGSMTYPGSGHLVNIAENYFQNQYPTTTLTSTTATNFYQPQNGGQSMGILLQPTAARPQHAAYIVLQTKPEPQGNAGPLAIDNVPYSADPLELHPQDAIKVEKKVKKEKKRGPLVKQWRYTNIFHEEINGAALAAIKTRLGMYYAESDAARKRAKQARPVEAAAVQTQTQPEQIRPTHTVTIYT